The nucleotide window GAGAATAAACGCTGCTCTCCTATCTGAGCATCACAGCTCTCTAGAATATTAGCCCATTAACACCGTGACTGTGCATTCACATTCACACATTTTCCCACACTCACAAAGCACCAATTAGTAAGAAATAGTTATTTTCTTACTCTTCTTTCTCATccctaaaaataataaacactttCTGCATTATTGTCCCCTTCCTTCTCCACATACATATTTACAGCCTGTTTTCCTCTTTGGCCCCACTTCCACTGACTTTTTCTTCTAGTTAGCCCCTTCTCACTCAGCTCTCCTTTCCCCCTCTACTTCCAGAACTTCAACATCTACAAAAGGATCTTCACTGACATGGTGAGCTCACCTGGgaccaacagtgctgaggcctatcacaactgggCTGATCTTCGGGATGTCCTCTTCAACCTGGTGAGGAAGTCCGGTcaacaacagagtgaaaaggctaCTCCACCTGTCCCTGTCCTCGTCTCTTCTTTCATGCACATGAACCTTTACCCTCAGATGTATTGTACCTTCCTCTGTCCAGGTGGCCATCAGTTGACCACTCTATGGCCCTGGCATCCTCTGACCCCTGACCCAGGCTGTGGCTCTTCTGCTCTAGTGTGAAAACCTGGTGAAGTCCAGTGAGGCGAACTCTCCAGCCCATGAGGAGTTCGAGACGATGCTGCTGATTGCTCATTACTATGCCACTCGCTCTGCGGCCCAGAGTGTCAAACAGCTGGTGAGATGGAGGCAGAAGGAGTATTCAGTCTTATGGACACATCTTCCAGTATATGAAGTTGAATGAATTCAAGTTCTGGATTCTCAAGCTCAGCCCacttctctcctagcttctctTCTCTTTAAATGAATCTTTAACCCTGGCTGAGatggttttcttcctgtactcCTTTGACCTTCTTAGAGCTCTGGGCTCACACTGTTCCAGCCACATTATGCTTAAGCATTCAAATCCCATGATTTCTGTATTGACCTCttataatatatacacaccttTGGCTTATTCATGATAGTATATTGTACATTTAGTTCCTATACTAGGATGATAGAATTCTAGAAGTGgaaggaaatttagaaataatcTAGGCCCAGTTCTCTTGTGCAGATGAAGAAAACTAAGACCCAGAACTGCTTCAAATCCAGAgcaatttaattttcattgttgGTTTTCTGGTTCTGTGGTTGCCTTAGTTATAAGATATTGGTCTGGTAGCCCAGTCACTATAGTGCCAGGATCATAATGCTCTGACTTTAATCTGTAGGAAACTGTGGCCGCCaggctttctgtttctctcttacgTCACACCCAACTACTACCTGCAGACAAGGCCTTCTATGAAGCAGGCGTTGCTGCCAAGGTGAGCTGGGACAAGGAAGGGTGGGGCCgaggaaataaggaaatgaaaagttggAAAGTAAACTATCCCATCTGCTCAGGTAGTTCAGAGCTGAGTGTGGGCTGATGTTATGGAAGATATTGTTTTCCTGTATCTTCCTGGATTCTTCCCCTTGCATCCTGGAAAAGCAGTGTCCAGCCCAGCTGCTCACTCctacttgcaacttttctgtgttGCAGGCAGTTGGCTGGGAGAACATGGCATTCATCTTCCTCAACCGCTTTTTGGATCTGACTGATGTGAGTAGGCAAGTTGTGTCCAGAGGTTGGGAGGTTTTGCCGGTCACGAGCTGTGCCTATCTCATGGCTGCCCACTCTGCCACAGGCAATCGAAGAAGGCACTCTGGATGCCCTTGACCACTCTGACTTTCAGGACACAGACATTCCCTTTGAGGTGCCACTCCCAGCCAAGCAGCACATACCGGTAAGGGCACAGGACTGAAGAATGGGAGGCCTTACCAGTGTGAGTGCACTGAGAAGAGAGGACATTTTAGGTTGGTCTTCCCAACCCTTTGTAATGGGCATCAGTCAGCAACATCTTTGGAAGGGCCTCAGCCCTCACCATTCCTTCAGAGGAAAAAGCTAAGGCTGTGACTGTGACCCCCAGTCCAAGGAGACTCATTTATGGGTAAAACGTGGTGCACAGGATGATGGCTTAGCAAACCCCCTCACTCACCACCCTCCACTTGCCCTGCCCTGCGTGAAGCTGCTgctccctctgtccttcccaggaggctcagagagaagaggTTCGAGACTGGGTGCTCACAGTCTCAATGGACCAGCGGCTGGAACAAGTCCTGCCTCGGGATGAGCGCGGTGCCTATGAAGCTTCCCTGGTGGCAGCAAGCACTGGAGTTCGGGCACTGCCCTGCCTCATTACCGGTACAGAACCCTACAGCACCTCATATTCTGTGGTGggtagaaaggagggaaaaacGGCAGGATCAAGAAACTATTTTACTGTGATTCAGTAAAGGATGCAGAAGACAAGAACATCGTACTTTGTACCCAAAATTGCTCATTGTTTTCCCTCCTCAGTCCCTCTCAAACcccagttcatttttttttcttccccgaCAGGATACCCCATTCTGAGGAACAAAATTGAATTTAAGCGGCCAGGGAAAGCAGCTAACAAGGACAACTGGAATAAGTTCCTTATGGCTATCAAGGTTAGACAGGAAGACTTGAAGGATGAGGGTAGGGAGAGCAGCactgaagaaaaacaacaaaccaccAGAAGGGTGGGTGGGATCGTCAAGAAGGCAGCTGCAGGCCCTGAATCCTGCTCCCCAGACTGAGATGGAGCTGATTGTCTTTATATCAGGAATGTTTTCTCAGCACTAATGAGTTCCTCTCATCTTCTTCCCTTGTCCTCACAGACCTCCCACAGCCCGGTGTGCCAGGATGTGCTGAAATTCATCAGTCAGTGGTGTGGAGGGCTACCCAGCACCAGCTTTTCCTTTCAGTAACTGGTAGAGCTCAGGGAAGAATTTCTTACGTATTCTCTCACATTAAAGTCTTGTAACTGAGACCACTGTATTCTTTGATCAAGGTCACCCCCAACACCAGCCCAGTGTCCTTTTCCCCCCAAAAGAATCATaatcaagtagaagaaaaaagttCTTTTATTACAATTGTTTCTATCATCCTAGGGGTCAGTTGGAAAACCCCTGTGGACTGAGCCTCTGGTCAGCACCTGCTTGATAGGAGGGAGAGCCTGGGTCAGAGGGCAAACAGCATAGCAAAGGACTCGACCCAGTTCTAAGAGTggttccctgcccccacccttttCCCAGGCCACAGTCCTCATGGCCCATTACCTGTCCTAAGCCCAACTTTTCCGTGATGCCTGGATTTCTGGATTTTGATCCAGTAGCTGCTCATTTTCCTGCCTTTTAAATTTAGGAAGTTCAAGCTCCGTCAGTTCCTCCAGCTGCAGAAGAGGGTGGAGTTAGTACTCTGGCCCTGAATTATAGTTCAGCATCTTTTCAACACAGCCAATCTGTGTTAAATGAACCCTTCCTGTTCATCTTCCTTACCTGCCCCTGTAGTCCTTCCTTCTTGCAGGGCCCAACCCCACGTAGAGTGAGTGCGGCCACACAGCAGTAACCAGACAGAGCAGCCTCTGCTGCAGACATGAGCAAAGAAGGGATCCAGAGAGCCAAGGCTGTATCCTAAAAGGCAAAGAGGAATGGTGGGGGACTAAGAGGGAGCAGGGCAGGAGTGGAAAGTGGGGGCACATTAAAAGGGCAGGACCAAGGCTATGTGGACTGCAAAAAGGCTGAGAATGGACTCACATAGATTCTTGTGGGGTCAAAGGAGCAGTCAGTTTGTCCTGGCCCCTGGTCCAAGGGTAGCAAAGGATCCAGCAGTCCTGGATGACAGTCAGCAATAAGACGGCGGCCACCATTGGCCACAGTGAGTGACACAGCAAGGAGGAGGCCCAGCGAGCAGGCAGCAGACATGAGCAGGTTCAGGAGAGCTAGTGCCAGCAGGGCCCAGTGCTGATGAGGGCACAAGATCTGGGTGAGCAGCCTAGAGGTGGCTGACTCTCCCCCTGAGTAGACTCCTGAGGTTTCTCTATTTGAGGCCCCTCTTCCTACTTAAAGATGAAGCTGTCAAGCCCCCATTTCCCTGACTCCAGGCCTACTCATTAAAGCTCCAGAATCCCCTCTCACCAGTCGTGGGCGAAGAAGGTTCCTGGATGCCAAGAGGGCCACAAGTCCCACGGAAACACTCTGGAAGACACAAAGCCTGAGGCCCGCGCTGCGCTCCGCGCCGCCCTCCTGCAGCCCCATCCCACCCCGCCCGCGGCGCTcaccagcagccctgagcccacgGAGATGACATTGGCGGTAGTGTACTCCGGGGTGACGGCGCCGCGAGGATTGGCCACGTGCCGCAGGACGGTGCCGTGCAGCACGGCCCCCAGCAGCAGGTTCAGGTGGCCCACCAAGATCAATGCGAGGCCCACGCGCATAAGCAGCCGGGGGCCCCGGGCAGCGTCTGCAAAgcaggggggaggggcaggcctgAGCCCGGAGAGGAACcgcggggccccgggcggccgccccACGCTAACAAGGGGCTATAGGAGGGGTCGAAGGTAGGCGCAGGGGAACGAGACCGCAGGGGCCGGAAGTTACCGAATCTGCAGAGGCGGCAGCACCTCATCCCGTCCCCGGGCGCCTCGCCGCCGGCAGCTCTACCTGGTCCCGGCCCCTCCCTCGCTCTCCCAGAGGCCAGTTCCGCCCGATTGCTACCTGGAGG belongs to Equus asinus isolate D_3611 breed Donkey chromosome 6, EquAss-T2T_v2, whole genome shotgun sequence and includes:
- the KRTCAP3 gene encoding keratinocyte-associated protein 3 isoform X2, yielding MRCCRLCRFDAARGPRLLMRVGLALILVGHLNLLLGAVLHGTVLRHVANPRGAVTPEYTTANVISVGSGLLALCLPECFRGTCGPLGIQEPSSPTTGLLDPLLPLDQGPGQTDCSFDPTRIYDTALALWIPSLLMSAAEAALSGYCCVAALTLRGVGPCKKEGLQGQLEELTELELPKFKRQENEQLLDQNPEIQASRKSWA
- the KRTCAP3 gene encoding keratinocyte-associated protein 3 isoform X1, which encodes MRCCRLCRFDAARGPRLLMRVGLALILVGHLNLLLGAVLHGTVLRHVANPRGAVTPEYTTANVISVGSGLLSVSVGLVALLASRNLLRPRLHWALLALALLNLLMSAACSLGLLLAVSLTVANGGRRLIADCHPGLLDPLLPLDQGPGQTDCSFDPTRIYDTALALWIPSLLMSAAEAALSGYCCVAALTLRGVGPCKKEGLQGQLEELTELELPKFKRQENEQLLDQNPEIQASRKSWA